A stretch of the Rhizobium sullae genome encodes the following:
- the plsY gene encoding glycerol-3-phosphate 1-O-acyltransferase PlsY, with the protein MVFWIGSTFGLLIAYLLGSAPTGYLAGKLLRGIDIREHGSKSTGATNVLRTLGKWPALFVLLVDVLKGAAAIVFARWYYPLLSTQPSIASPTDIRTLVPSTVCLSGLAVLLGHGRSVWLKFTGGRSAATGLGVLLAISLPVGLGAVAVWDVVLAIFRIVSLSSILAASTAIVLVFSFEHPMPYRLLVVAGGLYVIVRRRANIQRLLAGAEPRLGQTAPERR; encoded by the coding sequence ATGGTGTTTTGGATAGGAAGTACCTTTGGATTGCTGATTGCTTATCTTCTCGGTTCTGCGCCGACTGGTTACCTCGCAGGAAAACTGCTTCGAGGTATCGATATCCGAGAGCACGGCTCCAAATCCACCGGAGCGACGAACGTGCTGCGTACCCTCGGCAAATGGCCTGCGCTGTTCGTGCTTCTTGTCGATGTGTTGAAAGGCGCGGCCGCGATAGTCTTTGCTCGCTGGTATTACCCTTTGTTATCTACACAACCGTCCATCGCGTCGCCCACAGATATCCGGACCTTGGTGCCATCGACGGTTTGCCTATCGGGATTGGCGGTGTTGCTAGGGCACGGTCGTTCGGTCTGGCTGAAGTTCACAGGTGGGAGATCTGCAGCCACAGGCCTCGGCGTTTTGCTGGCGATATCGCTGCCGGTAGGATTAGGCGCAGTGGCGGTTTGGGATGTCGTGCTGGCCATCTTTCGCATCGTGTCCCTTAGCTCGATACTCGCTGCCTCCACAGCGATCGTACTCGTCTTCAGCTTCGAGCACCCAATGCCCTATCGGTTGCTAGTGGTCGCAGGTGGCCTGTACGTGATCGTGCGTCGTCGCGCCAATATTCAGCGGCTTCTGGCTGGGGCAGAGCCACGGCTAGGGCAAACCGCCCCAGAGCGAAGGTGA